Proteins encoded in a region of the Mycolicibacterium duvalii genome:
- a CDS encoding glycosyltransferase family 2 protein has translation MIDVTSISGNGSNSQATIPGNGSVPMSGARQSARTERSTVSLVIPVRNEARNIAWVLEQIADDIDEIIIVDGDSTDATLVTARRYRPDVRVVQQEGIGKGSALRTGFMAATGDVIVMMDADGSMAPQEIRHYIHFLSNGYDFAKGSRFIGGGGSLDITLFRRFGNRFLLTVFNSLYGTDLTDLCYGFCAFHRRYLEHLSLSATGFEIEAEMVVRAMQAGLRIVEVPSLEMPRRAGKSNLHAIRDGIRVLHTVVGGHRAGLSGRLVQAVSNRHADRGRPSLAATVPSR, from the coding sequence ATGATCGATGTCACATCAATAAGCGGCAACGGCAGCAACAGTCAGGCCACGATACCGGGGAACGGCTCGGTACCGATGTCCGGTGCGCGCCAGTCAGCTCGAACTGAGCGTTCGACAGTGAGCCTGGTGATCCCGGTACGCAACGAGGCCCGCAACATCGCGTGGGTGCTCGAACAGATCGCCGACGACATCGACGAGATCATCATCGTCGATGGCGACTCTACTGACGCGACGTTGGTGACAGCGCGCCGCTACCGACCAGATGTCCGGGTCGTACAGCAGGAGGGAATCGGTAAGGGGAGTGCCTTGCGTACCGGTTTCATGGCTGCCACCGGCGATGTCATCGTGATGATGGACGCCGACGGGAGTATGGCACCGCAAGAGATTCGCCATTACATCCACTTTCTCTCGAATGGGTACGATTTCGCGAAAGGATCGCGTTTCATCGGCGGTGGCGGATCACTGGACATCACCCTCTTCCGCAGATTCGGGAACCGCTTTCTACTGACAGTCTTCAACAGCCTCTACGGAACGGATCTGACAGACCTCTGTTATGGGTTCTGTGCATTCCACCGGCGCTATCTCGAGCATCTTTCCTTGTCGGCAACCGGGTTCGAGATCGAGGCCGAGATGGTCGTGCGAGCTATGCAAGCTGGACTACGCATCGTCGAGGTCCCGAGTTTGGAGATGCCGCGCCGTGCCGGGAAATCGAACCTGCACGCTATACGTGACGGAATTCGGGTGCTGCACACCGTTGTCGGCGGCCATCGGGCGGGCCTGTCAGGACGCCTGGTACAGGCAGTCTCGAACAGGCACGCCGACCGTGGGCGCCCCAGCCTGGCAGCAACGGTGCCGTCCCGATGA
- a CDS encoding glycosyltransferase has product MSTEAPARSATQSHDTTARHVTLDDLPVGRADVELSCPPDRLATSGGVGGPRKVLTLVRLHTHPLGTIVLDATKGLDWSTHAPTVWSEFREAANAHLKSDALPAANELTDLAATPAATPRCMDRRRAVEAEAPRITVVVATRERPRLLRICLNALLDLDYPDYEIVVVDNAPETAATARLVKQLYAPSVRYRREDRKGLASAHNRGLETATGSIVAFVDDDVVVDRNWLSAIAEGFRAYPNVGCVTGLILPAELITPAQLMLEQHGGFDKGFRQRVFDTSDNRPGDPLFPFTAGRLGSGANMAFDTAVLRELGGFDSATGIGTFARGGDDLAAFFRVVLDHKLVYQPSAVVWHRHHREMAAIQNQAYGYGVGLGAFLASVMVHEWRMWPQLIVRLPRGLSYAFSAASARNRGRYAGCPSELGRLERRGLAYGPAAYAVSRWQNRGSGYCR; this is encoded by the coding sequence ATGAGTACCGAAGCGCCTGCGCGCTCCGCCACGCAATCGCACGACACGACGGCCCGCCACGTCACCCTTGACGATCTGCCGGTAGGCCGGGCCGACGTCGAACTCAGCTGTCCGCCCGATCGGTTGGCCACCTCCGGCGGCGTCGGCGGTCCGCGAAAAGTGCTCACCCTGGTTCGACTGCATACTCATCCGCTGGGCACGATCGTTCTCGACGCGACCAAGGGGCTCGACTGGTCGACCCACGCGCCGACGGTGTGGTCGGAGTTCCGCGAGGCCGCCAACGCCCACCTGAAGTCAGACGCGCTGCCGGCGGCGAATGAGCTCACCGACCTGGCCGCCACGCCGGCGGCGACCCCCCGTTGCATGGACCGACGCCGTGCAGTAGAGGCTGAGGCGCCGCGGATCACAGTGGTGGTTGCCACTCGCGAACGACCCCGACTCCTCCGGATCTGCCTCAACGCCCTACTCGACCTGGATTACCCGGACTACGAGATCGTCGTTGTCGACAATGCGCCGGAGACTGCAGCCACAGCGCGCCTGGTGAAGCAGCTGTACGCACCCTCGGTCCGGTACCGGCGGGAAGATCGCAAGGGACTGGCGTCGGCGCACAACCGAGGCCTGGAAACGGCGACCGGTTCGATCGTCGCTTTCGTCGACGACGATGTCGTCGTCGACCGGAACTGGCTCAGCGCCATTGCCGAGGGCTTCCGTGCCTACCCAAATGTCGGCTGCGTCACCGGACTGATCCTGCCCGCTGAGCTGATCACTCCGGCACAGCTGATGCTCGAGCAGCACGGTGGTTTCGACAAGGGATTCCGTCAGCGGGTCTTCGACACCAGCGACAATCGGCCCGGGGATCCGTTGTTCCCGTTCACCGCAGGGCGGCTCGGTTCCGGCGCCAACATGGCGTTCGACACCGCTGTCCTCCGCGAGCTCGGTGGCTTCGACAGCGCCACCGGCATCGGCACATTCGCCCGGGGCGGTGACGATCTGGCCGCCTTTTTTCGTGTCGTCCTCGACCACAAGCTGGTTTATCAACCTTCGGCCGTAGTGTGGCATCGCCATCACCGCGAGATGGCGGCGATACAGAATCAGGCGTACGGCTACGGCGTAGGTCTTGGCGCATTCCTGGCCAGCGTCATGGTCCACGAATGGCGGATGTGGCCGCAGTTGATCGTCCGCCTTCCCCGCGGTCTCTCGTATGCCTTCAGTGCCGCGTCCGCCCGGAATCGCGGACGATATGCCGGCTGTCCGTCGGAGCTGGGCCGGCTGGAGCGGCGGGGCCTCGCATATGGTCCGGCGGCCTACGCCGTCAGCCGATGGCAGAACCGCGGCAGCGGATACTGCAGATGA
- the glmS gene encoding glutamine--fructose-6-phosphate transaminase (isomerizing) → MCGIVACLNEGPATGYLLPALRRLEYRGYDSVGIAVTTQDGAVARLRSVERIDALEAAVLRWAGAPLGGAGIGHTRWATHGGVSTANAHPLSDCSHRINLVHNGIIENAGLLRRRLERSGHRFESAVDSEVICHLIEDQLCDAGDPLLAVRRALSLLEGSWAIAVLDAASGRIIVSCHRSPLLLAHTASAVLVASDIAAVGEWVERFRVVDDGDVLELSDVEQHGQSTAGATVFGKTGGVGSVETPGLGGYVDYMAKEIDEQPTAVARLLAELADGVADGSLWRGLSMPAFERLRVVGCGTSLNAGHVIANLVRRFGGVPACLTVASEANSEVVEPDTLCLAISQSGETADVLRAVTTCAQPGTLLGLTNNSHSTLARSADAFLSCNAGPEIGVAATKTFVCQVIAGCALMISALIAVGRLSTSSAAGLVDTMESLPQRLAKATAAAASVVPDIAEKYCTAPGFIYIARGTGVPYAAEGALKLKELTYRWAEHYPAGELKHGPLALIGSGTPVVAVRGADKKLAANIAEVEVRGGHVVSVGTAESTIPVQADLAAPWGPLECIVPLQMLARTIGLTLGWDVDKPRNLAKSVTVE, encoded by the coding sequence ATGTGTGGGATAGTCGCGTGCCTTAACGAGGGGCCGGCCACGGGCTACCTTCTGCCCGCGCTTCGTCGTCTCGAGTACCGCGGATATGACTCGGTCGGTATCGCCGTGACCACTCAGGACGGGGCGGTAGCGCGGCTTCGTTCGGTCGAACGGATCGACGCACTCGAGGCGGCGGTACTGCGTTGGGCTGGAGCGCCGTTGGGCGGCGCGGGCATCGGTCACACCCGTTGGGCCACACATGGCGGGGTGTCCACCGCGAACGCCCACCCACTGAGCGACTGTAGCCACCGCATCAACCTGGTGCACAACGGGATAATCGAGAACGCCGGACTACTGCGCCGGCGGCTCGAGCGGTCCGGTCATCGGTTCGAGTCTGCCGTGGACAGCGAAGTGATCTGCCACCTGATCGAGGATCAGCTGTGCGATGCCGGGGACCCGCTCCTGGCGGTGCGGCGGGCCCTCTCCCTGCTGGAAGGCAGCTGGGCGATAGCCGTCCTCGACGCGGCCAGCGGCCGAATCATCGTCTCGTGTCATCGTTCCCCACTGTTGCTTGCGCACACCGCCAGCGCCGTGTTGGTCGCCAGTGACATCGCTGCTGTCGGTGAATGGGTCGAGAGGTTCCGTGTGGTCGACGACGGTGACGTGCTGGAGCTCTCCGATGTCGAGCAGCACGGTCAGTCGACTGCCGGTGCCACCGTATTCGGGAAGACCGGGGGTGTGGGCAGCGTCGAGACCCCGGGTCTCGGTGGATATGTCGACTACATGGCCAAGGAGATCGACGAGCAACCTACCGCGGTGGCGCGATTGCTCGCAGAGCTGGCGGATGGAGTGGCCGACGGAAGCCTCTGGCGTGGCCTCTCGATGCCGGCATTCGAGCGTCTGCGCGTCGTCGGTTGCGGCACCTCCTTGAACGCGGGTCATGTCATCGCCAATCTGGTGCGCCGATTCGGCGGCGTGCCGGCCTGCCTCACTGTCGCCAGTGAGGCGAACAGCGAGGTGGTTGAACCAGATACCCTCTGCCTGGCGATCAGTCAATCCGGTGAGACGGCAGACGTACTGCGCGCGGTGACTACGTGTGCGCAGCCGGGCACACTTCTCGGGCTGACAAATAATTCGCATTCCACCCTTGCCAGGAGCGCCGACGCCTTCCTGTCATGCAACGCTGGTCCCGAAATCGGCGTCGCGGCGACGAAGACCTTCGTTTGCCAGGTGATAGCCGGTTGCGCGTTGATGATCTCCGCCCTAATCGCGGTAGGGCGCTTGTCGACCAGTTCTGCAGCTGGACTCGTCGACACGATGGAGAGTCTCCCGCAACGCTTGGCGAAGGCCACCGCAGCAGCCGCTTCGGTGGTCCCTGATATAGCTGAGAAATACTGTACAGCTCCGGGTTTCATCTACATCGCACGCGGCACCGGAGTGCCCTATGCGGCCGAAGGCGCGCTCAAGCTCAAGGAGCTGACGTACCGATGGGCCGAGCACTATCCCGCCGGTGAGCTCAAACATGGTCCTCTCGCGCTCATCGGTAGCGGCACCCCGGTGGTCGCCGTACGCGGCGCGGACAAGAAGCTGGCGGCGAATATCGCGGAGGTCGAAGTCCGGGGCGGTCATGTGGTCAGCGTGGGTACGGCGGAAAGCACCATACCGGTCCAAGCTGACCTCGCAGCGCCATGGGGGCCGTTGGAATGCATAGTTCCGCTCCAGATGCTGGCGCGGACAATCGGTCTCACGCTCGGGTGGGATGTCGACAAGCCGCGGAACCTTGCGAAATCCGTAACGGTGGAGTGA